The following proteins are co-located in the Haloarcula marismortui ATCC 43049 genome:
- the cbiQ gene encoding cobalt ECF transporter T component CbiQ — MSGRDLLDRTVAAIAASAQWFLLAEDLPDRDGFLQAVTPTVKLVGVATLVALTVTQRTLAVVSALALVATVLAALSRVPVRTFLGRLTGPPAFALVVVAPQAFLMGGPSLGSLPLSAAGVDYVLTFAVRVTACVGFLSVLLLTTRFADLLAAFRRLRAPPIAVSLLGITYRYLLLFFAELERMVRARRSRTIAEPSLRRNWRDSGHFVGSFLVRSLERGERVQRAARARGGTGSTPAQPREPLGRADFAFGLVVALAVVVVVA; from the coding sequence ATGTCCGGTAGAGACCTGCTTGACCGGACCGTCGCGGCTATCGCGGCCAGCGCTCAGTGGTTCCTGCTCGCGGAGGACCTCCCGGACCGGGACGGGTTTCTTCAGGCCGTTACGCCGACGGTCAAACTCGTCGGCGTCGCGACGCTCGTCGCCCTTACCGTGACACAGCGGACACTGGCAGTCGTCAGCGCGCTCGCGCTTGTTGCCACAGTGCTCGCGGCGCTGTCGCGGGTCCCCGTTCGGACCTTTCTGGGTCGCCTGACTGGCCCGCCGGCCTTCGCGCTCGTGGTCGTCGCGCCGCAAGCGTTCTTGATGGGTGGCCCCTCGCTGGGGTCGCTCCCACTCTCGGCCGCTGGCGTCGACTACGTCCTCACGTTCGCCGTCCGCGTAACTGCGTGTGTCGGTTTCCTGTCCGTGCTGCTGTTGACGACCCGTTTCGCCGACCTGCTGGCGGCGTTTCGCCGGCTCCGAGCGCCGCCCATTGCCGTCTCACTGCTCGGAATCACGTACCGCTATTTGCTCCTCTTTTTCGCGGAACTCGAACGTATGGTCCGGGCCCGCCGGAGCCGAACCATTGCTGAGCCGAGTCTTCGCCGGAACTGGCGCGATTCGGGACACTTCGTTGGCTCGTTTCTCGTCCGGAGCTTGGAACGCGGCGAGCGGGTCCAGCGGGCCGCTCGTGCCCGTGGCGGGACTGGCTCGACACCGGCACAGCCCCGGGAACCGCTCGGGCGGGCCGACTTCGCCTTCGGATTGGTCGTCGCACTCGCCGTCGTGGTGGTGGTCGCGTGA
- a CDS encoding PDGLE domain-containing protein, which produces MARNRPDWLPRALAALLVLTLLAPVFGWAAGQVGYAEPLENAAETTGATEHATAVGTALFPDYGVPGLGGATGTFVSAVVGTALTLLLGAGIGRLLGADTDQRQ; this is translated from the coding sequence ATGGCTCGGAACCGCCCCGACTGGCTGCCTCGTGCGCTCGCCGCGCTCTTGGTCCTGACATTGCTTGCGCCGGTGTTCGGGTGGGCAGCCGGGCAGGTCGGCTACGCCGAGCCCCTTGAGAACGCCGCCGAGACGACAGGTGCGACAGAACACGCCACCGCCGTCGGTACCGCCCTGTTCCCCGACTACGGTGTCCCCGGACTCGGCGGCGCGACCGGGACGTTCGTGTCGGCTGTCGTCGGAACGGCACTGACGCTCCTCCTCGGTGCTGGCATCGGTCGTCTGCTCGGGGCGGATACCGACCAGCGGCAGTAG
- a CDS encoding energy-coupling factor ABC transporter permease gives MHIPDGYIDLPLALLFGALAVVVLSVAAKRVSGEISDARAPLLGVVAASIFAAQMLDWPIPGGTSAHFVGGAFAAILLGPHLGALCVATVVTIQALVFGDGGLVVLGANVFNMAVVEVYVGYAIYRLLVPYGEFRAAFAAGWLGITAGALTAAFQLGLSSAFQYQLLTTLSIMGVGHLVLGLIEGAITASVYRYLARARPDLRPNAASEVSA, from the coding sequence ATGCATATTCCCGACGGATATATCGATCTCCCGCTTGCACTGCTGTTCGGTGCGCTTGCGGTCGTCGTTTTGAGCGTCGCTGCAAAACGCGTCAGCGGTGAGATATCCGACGCGCGCGCACCGTTGCTCGGCGTCGTTGCGGCGAGCATCTTTGCTGCACAGATGCTCGACTGGCCGATTCCGGGCGGGACCAGCGCTCACTTCGTCGGCGGCGCGTTCGCGGCGATTCTCCTCGGCCCGCATCTGGGCGCACTCTGTGTCGCGACCGTCGTCACGATTCAGGCGCTCGTCTTCGGTGACGGCGGGCTCGTGGTGCTTGGCGCGAACGTGTTCAACATGGCTGTCGTCGAGGTGTACGTCGGCTACGCCATCTATCGCCTGCTTGTCCCCTACGGTGAGTTCCGGGCCGCCTTCGCTGCGGGGTGGCTGGGAATCACGGCCGGTGCACTGACCGCCGCGTTCCAGCTTGGCCTCTCCTCGGCGTTCCAGTACCAGTTGCTGACAACGCTGTCGATAATGGGCGTCGGGCATCTCGTGCTCGGGCTGATTGAGGGGGCCATCACCGCCTCGGTCTACCGCTACCTCGCTCGCGCTCGCCCCGACCTCCGGCCGAACGCCGCTTCAGAGGTGAGCGCATGA
- the nikR gene encoding nickel-responsive transcriptional regulator NikR, producing the protein MSDDLDRISLTLPSSMVDRLDGIVDEWEYASRSEAIRDSLRDFFATYEWESGDEQHHHGTIVIVHDHHVSGIADELQTVQHDMADIITSVQHIHLSHDTCMETLVVEGAGGTITELANRLRAIGGVQQVKVVVVDE; encoded by the coding sequence ATGAGTGACGATCTCGACCGGATAAGTCTGACACTTCCATCGTCGATGGTCGACCGGCTCGACGGCATCGTCGACGAGTGGGAATACGCGAGTCGGTCGGAGGCGATACGCGACTCGCTGCGTGACTTCTTTGCGACCTACGAGTGGGAATCCGGTGACGAGCAACACCACCATGGGACCATTGTCATTGTCCACGACCACCACGTCTCAGGCATCGCTGACGAACTCCAGACAGTCCAACACGACATGGCCGACATCATCACCTCTGTCCAGCACATTCATCTCTCCCACGATACCTGTATGGAGACGCTGGTCGTTGAGGGCGCGGGTGGCACAATCACCGAGTTGGCCAACCGACTCCGGGCAATTGGTGGCGTCCAACAGGTCAAGGTCGTCGTTGTCGACGAGTGA
- a CDS encoding tyrosine-type recombinase/integrase translates to MYLKARQDELTESTIQSQEYRLEAFEQFCREEGIENLNDLSGRDLYAYRVWRREGNGKGRDEIEPITLRGQLATVRSFLRFAAEVDAVPEDLRTKVPLPTISNAGEVSASTLDPERADVILDYLQMYKYASRVHVIALLLWHTGARMGAIRGLDIDDCELEQDNPGIQFVHRPQTDTPLKNGEKGQRWNAISDHVANVLQDYIDGPREPVFDEHGRRPLVTTPQGRASTSTFRTTMYRVTRPCWRGAECPHDRDPEECEATSNRKASTCPSARSPHDVRSGRVTAYRREDVPRRVVSDRLNASDQILDKHYDRRGEREKSEQRRDYLPEV, encoded by the coding sequence ATGTACCTCAAGGCCCGACAGGACGAACTAACGGAATCAACGATCCAGTCACAGGAGTACCGGTTAGAAGCCTTCGAACAGTTCTGCCGCGAGGAGGGTATTGAGAACCTGAACGACCTTTCGGGCCGGGATCTGTACGCCTATCGTGTTTGGCGGCGTGAAGGAAACGGGAAGGGCCGCGACGAGATCGAGCCCATAACCCTCCGCGGGCAGCTGGCCACGGTCCGTTCGTTCCTCCGATTCGCTGCTGAGGTAGATGCAGTTCCCGAGGATCTTCGGACGAAGGTCCCACTGCCGACGATCAGCAACGCTGGCGAGGTGAGTGCATCGACGCTCGACCCAGAGCGCGCCGATGTAATTCTCGACTACCTCCAGATGTACAAGTACGCATCGAGGGTCCACGTCATCGCCCTGTTGTTGTGGCACACCGGAGCCCGCATGGGTGCGATTCGTGGGCTGGATATCGATGACTGCGAACTCGAACAGGACAATCCGGGCATCCAGTTTGTCCATCGCCCACAGACCGATACGCCGCTAAAGAACGGGGAGAAGGGACAGCGATGGAACGCGATCAGTGATCACGTTGCCAACGTTTTGCAGGACTACATCGACGGGCCACGTGAACCGGTTTTCGACGAGCATGGGCGTCGACCGCTCGTTACGACTCCGCAGGGTCGTGCTTCCACGTCGACGTTCCGGACGACGATGTACAGAGTCACTCGGCCGTGCTGGCGGGGAGCGGAATGCCCGCATGACCGCGATCCGGAAGAGTGCGAAGCTACGTCGAATCGCAAGGCTTCGACGTGCCCATCCGCTCGGTCACCACACGACGTTCGGAGTGGCAGGGTTACCGCGTATCGGCGCGAGGATGTCCCGCGCCGTGTGGTGTCGGATCGACTGAACGCGAGCGACCAGATTCTCGACAAGCATTACGACCGCCGTGGCGAGCGTGAGAAGTCCGAACAGCGCCGTGATTACCTCCCTGAAGTGTAA
- a CDS encoding PhiH1 repressor: MRQSGSWMTIWDDRILEIIHEEGNGSPKELEDRDEIRISKSSVSRRLKKLADHDLLQPLANGVYVITEEGEAYLNGEYDAGKERYINRGNSTDEENGADAPDGPGINS, from the coding sequence ATGAGACAGTCTGGCTCGTGGATGACAATTTGGGACGACAGAATCCTTGAGATCATCCACGAGGAAGGAAACGGCTCGCCGAAAGAACTGGAAGATCGTGATGAGATACGGATCTCGAAATCCTCAGTCTCTCGAAGACTGAAAAAACTCGCTGATCACGATCTCCTCCAACCCTTGGCAAATGGGGTGTATGTAATCACTGAGGAAGGGGAGGCATATCTAAACGGAGAGTACGACGCAGGAAAGGAGCGGTATATCAACCGTGGAAATTCCACTGACGAGGAGAATGGAGCTGACGCAC